A DNA window from Arachis duranensis cultivar V14167 chromosome 3, aradu.V14167.gnm2.J7QH, whole genome shotgun sequence contains the following coding sequences:
- the LOC107480768 gene encoding protein E6: MAPSSNLISLLFLTTLLFSLQTDARESQFFSKVPHFNNNVKDTQVVPNNEGPAEEKQAVFIPETDNSYGLYGHESGLNPPSSSSSTSTTTTYQPYKTESEETSKFTNNNNNFYSFNKDSFSTNQNELSDARLAGNSYSSSSNNNNNNYFFDNTKDNGFSGTKYTEGGYNSPMENQNSNQKYYYNNNNDRYSFNNNNGANNRYFYNNGERQGLSDTRFMEGGKYFYDVNSEKYNPTARAGVSSENWYNNRGYFGNNNYDNKKSMEGYQNQEVFEDDQEVFEP; the protein is encoded by the coding sequence ATGGCTCCATCCTCAAACCTCATTTCTCTCCTTTTCTTGACAACCCTTCTGTTTTCTCTGCAAACTGATGCAAGAGAGAGCCAGTTCTTCAGCAAAGTCCCCCACTTCAACAACAATGTCAAAGACACACAGGTTGTTCCCAACAATGAAGGACCAGCAGAGGAAAAGCAAGCTGTGTTCATCCCTGAGACAGATAACAGCTATGGCTTATATGGCCATGAATCTGGCCTCAACCctccctcctcctcctcctccacctCCACCACTACTACTTACCAGCCATATAAAACTGAGTCTGAGGAAACTAGCAAGtttaccaacaacaacaacaatttctATAGCTTTAACAAAGATTCCTTTAGCACCAACCAAAATGAATTGAGTGATGCAAGGCTTGCGGGGAATTCTTatagcagcagcagcaacaataataacaacaactatTTCTTCGACAACACCAAGGATAATGGATTCAGCGGCACAAAGTACACAGAAGGAGGATACAACTCTCCCATGGAAAACCAGAACAGCAACCAGAAGTATTactacaacaacaataatgacaGATACtctttcaacaacaataatggtgccAACAACAGGTACTTCTACAACAATGGTGAGAGGCAAGGGTTGAGTGACACCAGGTTTATGGAGGGTGGTAAATACTTTTATGATGTTAACTCAGAGAAGTACAACCCAACAGCAAGAGCAGGAGTGAGCTCTGAGAACTGGTACAATAATAGGGGCTACTTTGGCAACAACAACTACGACAACAAGAAATCTATGGAAGGTTACCAGAACCAAGAGGTTTTTGAGGATGACCAAGAGGTCTTCGAGCCATGA
- the LOC110279469 gene encoding uncharacterized protein LOC110279469, which produces MENKRMWSDEETLAFVGSMEEFVVDGQRADCGQFKPGTFEKLALKMLEAFPGCTLTTKHCKNKHKRLKEKYQYAADMLACSGFGWNNEKECVEVDSKDVLDAWLKAHPTKFYTPGKPFPLFHRLEGIFGRDRATGAGAVSGFDAEEQVNEETDDTAAGFDQSEMSPPPDQEGVSAMQGQASHSEAGATAGSTRLCGRKRKQVDLLERMADQIQQSSTDQRKNAQLIADAIVGVNEKWKVGEKLTQLGFGDDDVVRAILKFAESPNVYAHFWGLSDSQMIALVRSII; this is translated from the exons ATGGAGAACAAGCGAATGTGGAGTGATGAAGAGACACTGGCCTTTGTTGGCTCCATGGAGGAGTTTGTCGTTGACGGTCAGAGGGCTGACTGTGGGCAGTTTAAACCGGGAACATTCGAGAAGCTGGCTTTGAAGATGTTGGAGGCTTTCCCTGGTTGTACACTGACCACGAAGCATTGCAAGAATAAGCACAAGCGGCTCAAGGAGAAGTACCAGTACGCCGCTGATATGCTTGCTTGTAGCGGATTCGGATGGAACAACGAGAAAGAATGTGTAGAGGTTGACAGCAAAGACGTCCTTGATGCTTGGTTGAAG GCACATCCGACCAAGTTCTACACTCCTGGCAAGCCATTTCCTTTATTTCACCGGCTGGAAGGTATATTTGGCAGGGATAGAGCCACGGGAGCCGGGGCCGTTAGTGGCTTCGATGCGGAGGAACAGGTTAACGAGGAGACAGACGACACTGCTGCTGGATTTGATCAGTCTGAGATGTCTCCACCTCCAGACCAAGAGGGAGTTTCAGCAATGCAAGGACAAGCATCACATTCTGAGGCCGGTGCGACCGCGGGAAGCACAAGGCTATGTGGGAGGAAGAGAAAACAAGTTGACTTACTCGAGAGGATGGCCGATCAGATTCAGCAATCATCGACTGACCAGCGAAAGAATGCCCAGCTGATAGCTGATGCCATTGTTGGTGTGAACGAGAAGTGGAAGGTTGGCGAGAAGCTCACACAACTTGGATTCGGTGATGACGATGTGGTGAGGGCGATTCTGAAGTTTGCCGAGAGTCCTAATGTGTATGCACATTTCTGGGGCTTGTCAGATTCGCAAATGATTGCGCTTGTGCGTTCCATTATATGA